One Streptomyces sp. NBC_01217 genomic region harbors:
- a CDS encoding SCO0930 family lipoprotein, translating into MSTWRNASLAVTAAALLALTTACGQEKGTESPAGQNVGNASPAGQGAGNGYGSDSGYGSDSGYGSDGAEGSATGKQAGRLAVWDSKKLGKVLTDSEGFTLYRFDKDTASPPKSNCEGDCAKIWPVVPAGNVTAAPGVDPSLIGKVARSDGTQQLTVAGWPMYRYAKDTAPGDANGQGVGGTWFASAPDGKKAAVNADGPAGAEPAELAGLSVRKDPKLGEIVVDKRGMTVYRFKKDVAWPMKSACTGACLSKWPVVAPLAKKDVEGVTTKGFVTFNRPDGIKQQAIDCWPIYTFSGDVKPGDTNGQGVGGTWYAVSPDAKLVGAPK; encoded by the coding sequence ATGAGCACCTGGCGGAACGCCTCGCTCGCAGTGACGGCGGCGGCCCTGTTGGCGCTGACGACGGCGTGCGGTCAGGAGAAGGGAACCGAGAGCCCGGCCGGGCAGAACGTGGGCAACGCCAGCCCGGCCGGACAGGGGGCGGGGAACGGCTACGGATCGGACAGCGGTTACGGCTCCGACAGCGGCTACGGTTCCGACGGCGCCGAGGGGAGCGCCACCGGTAAGCAGGCCGGCCGACTCGCGGTGTGGGACAGCAAGAAGCTCGGCAAAGTCCTCACGGACAGTGAGGGATTCACGCTCTACCGTTTCGACAAGGACACCGCGAGTCCGCCCAAGTCGAATTGCGAGGGGGACTGCGCCAAGATCTGGCCGGTGGTGCCCGCGGGCAATGTCACGGCGGCGCCCGGTGTCGATCCCTCGCTGATCGGCAAGGTCGCCCGCTCCGACGGCACCCAGCAACTCACCGTCGCGGGCTGGCCGATGTACCGCTATGCCAAGGACACCGCGCCCGGCGACGCCAATGGGCAGGGCGTGGGCGGCACCTGGTTCGCGTCCGCGCCGGACGGCAAGAAGGCCGCGGTGAACGCCGACGGCCCGGCCGGAGCCGAACCGGCCGAACTCGCGGGACTTTCGGTCCGAAAGGACCCGAAACTCGGAGAGATCGTCGTGGACAAGCGAGGCATGACGGTCTATCGGTTCAAGAAGGACGTCGCATGGCCGATGAAGTCGGCCTGCACGGGCGCCTGCCTCTCGAAGTGGCCGGTCGTTGCCCCATTGGCAAAGAAAGATGTCGAAGGCGTGACGACCAAGGGTTTCGTCACTTTCAATCGGCCCGACGGAATCAAGCAACAAGCCATCGACTGCTGGCCGATCTATACCTTCTCCGGTGATGTGAAGCCCGGAGACACCAACGGGCAGGGTGTCGGCGGGACATGGTACGCGGTGTCGCCCGACGCCAAACTGGTCGGCGCTCCCAAGTAG
- a CDS encoding bestrophin-like domain, which produces MSEWLVLTLAMVAASAVVLTIAVLNNRRIGDDDDPSETPDVIEYMTMMIGVVYAIVLGLAIAGVWEGRSAAQEYVRQEAQALHEVSARSAVYPADVRRRIRADVDAYVRHVVHDEWRSMTEHGALTDEGARLLGKVRTDVTDYRPRNDHEGQAYQPLVDQVAAADDARSARGGSAGATMPGVVWFGLITGALVTVGLIFTLQIRRTFRELLLAGLFSVLIAFLLFLIWDFDSPFGRGISATAAPFLDLFPGATGG; this is translated from the coding sequence ATGTCGGAATGGCTTGTTCTCACCCTCGCGATGGTCGCGGCGAGCGCCGTCGTCCTGACCATCGCCGTGCTCAACAACCGCCGGATCGGCGACGACGACGACCCGTCCGAGACTCCCGACGTCATCGAATACATGACGATGATGATCGGTGTCGTCTACGCGATCGTGCTGGGCCTCGCCATCGCGGGCGTCTGGGAGGGCCGCAGCGCCGCCCAGGAGTACGTACGCCAGGAGGCCCAGGCACTGCACGAGGTGAGCGCCCGGTCCGCCGTCTATCCGGCGGACGTGCGTAGGCGCATCCGCGCCGATGTCGACGCCTACGTGCGCCATGTCGTCCACGACGAGTGGCGGTCGATGACCGAGCACGGCGCCCTCACCGACGAGGGGGCCAGGCTCCTCGGCAAGGTGCGCACCGATGTCACCGACTACCGGCCGAGGAACGATCACGAGGGGCAGGCGTATCAGCCACTGGTCGACCAGGTCGCCGCGGCGGACGACGCACGCAGCGCACGCGGCGGGAGTGCCGGTGCGACCATGCCGGGCGTGGTCTGGTTCGGCCTGATCACCGGGGCACTGGTGACCGTCGGACTGATCTTCACGCTGCAGATCCGCAGAACCTTCCGCGAACTGCTGCTGGCCGGCCTCTTCAGCGTCCTGATCGCCTTTCTGCTTTTCCTGATCTGGGACTTCGACTCGCCCTTCGGCCGCGGTATCTCGGCCACCGCGGCGCCGTTCCTCGACCTGTTCCCCGGCGCGACGGGCGGATAG